One part of the Bdellovibrio sp. KM01 genome encodes these proteins:
- a CDS encoding type II secretion system protein GspD, whose product MKHMLLTMGLVVSLCVPVAHAEDDLSASPSTSGEDSSGAFRSRKFINLTLGIELDEKLPPIPDNVEFKGDFRRIVTASYAKDLNVIRFTPRTEGFATLTIHDKRNGKIVAEYRIDVKKSKLDKIVREMRSLLGDIEGINIKIVNDKVVVDGQILLPKDMARIFNVVSQFGNQASSIVSLSPLAQKKIAEFIARDINNPEIEVRAVNEKIILQGWANSADESARAEIIAKTYLPDRIVEAAVEKGLIKTRNPANEGVINLIQIKESAPKPPPKMIQLVVHYVELQKDYSKNFKFQFTPELGDNSQMTFQTGGEAAGGVVSSITGTVSNLLPKLNWAKQHGQARVLESTSMIVEDGKKGEIKQVTNQPYAVIGQNGTQGTAFAEVGIVTTITPVLMGEKSGSVRMDMAFKVSSMIGSTPAGAPITSSNEMSSSVVVRDRQSAAVGGLIRNSSSTGYNRPSGQKNPIISLYASKEFAKQQSQFVVFVTPVVKTSASAGSEQIKKKFRLRD is encoded by the coding sequence ATGAAACATATGCTGCTTACAATGGGGCTTGTAGTCAGTCTTTGTGTACCGGTTGCGCATGCAGAGGACGATCTTTCTGCATCACCGTCAACATCGGGCGAGGACAGCAGTGGAGCTTTCCGTTCACGCAAGTTCATCAACTTGACGTTGGGAATTGAGTTGGACGAAAAACTTCCTCCGATTCCAGACAATGTGGAATTCAAAGGTGACTTCCGTCGTATCGTAACTGCGAGTTATGCGAAAGACCTTAACGTCATTCGTTTCACTCCCCGCACTGAAGGTTTTGCGACTTTAACTATCCACGATAAACGCAACGGCAAAATCGTGGCGGAATACCGTATTGACGTTAAAAAATCCAAACTTGATAAAATCGTTCGCGAGATGCGCTCTTTATTGGGTGACATCGAAGGTATCAATATCAAAATCGTGAATGATAAAGTCGTAGTTGACGGTCAGATTCTTCTCCCTAAAGATATGGCGCGTATTTTCAACGTCGTTTCCCAGTTCGGTAACCAGGCTTCTTCGATCGTGAGCTTAAGCCCCCTTGCTCAAAAGAAGATTGCTGAGTTTATCGCCCGCGACATCAACAACCCTGAAATCGAAGTTCGCGCAGTGAACGAGAAAATCATTCTTCAAGGCTGGGCAAACAGTGCTGACGAATCAGCTCGTGCCGAGATCATCGCAAAAACTTATCTTCCAGACCGCATTGTGGAAGCCGCTGTGGAAAAAGGTCTGATCAAGACTCGTAATCCAGCCAATGAAGGTGTAATCAATCTGATTCAAATTAAAGAATCCGCACCAAAGCCACCTCCAAAGATGATTCAGTTGGTTGTGCACTACGTAGAATTGCAAAAAGACTACTCTAAGAACTTTAAGTTCCAGTTCACGCCAGAGCTTGGTGATAACTCGCAAATGACTTTCCAAACTGGTGGTGAGGCTGCTGGTGGCGTAGTCAGCTCGATCACAGGTACAGTTTCAAACTTGTTGCCGAAACTGAACTGGGCGAAACAACATGGTCAAGCTCGTGTTCTTGAAAGCACAAGCATGATCGTGGAAGACGGTAAAAAAGGTGAAATTAAGCAAGTAACGAATCAGCCTTACGCAGTTATCGGGCAAAATGGCACTCAAGGTACGGCCTTTGCCGAAGTGGGTATCGTAACAACGATCACTCCGGTTCTGATGGGCGAAAAGTCGGGTAGCGTTCGTATGGATATGGCCTTTAAGGTATCCAGCATGATCGGTAGTACTCCTGCCGGGGCACCAATCACGAGCTCGAATGAAATGTCCAGCTCCGTGGTGGTTCGCGACCGTCAAAGTGCTGCGGTGGGTGGTTTGATCCGCAACTCTTCCTCGACTGGTTACAACCGTCCATCTGGACAAAAGAACCCTATCATCAGCTTGTATGCATCCAAAGAATTCGCGAAACAACAAAGTCAGTTTGTGGTTTTCGTAACTCCAGTTGTTAAGACCTCAGCAAGTGCGGGCTCTGAACAAATTAAGAAAAAATTCCGTCTGCGCGACTAA
- the cpaB gene encoding Flp pilus assembly protein CpaB, with protein sequence MGSNDTRNLWLSIAAGIFATFLLYSYSQEKKAEYDKRFGSTKRVVVAKEDIAEMQTIYDTMVETKDMPADFIQPDAVTIPDEIIGNVAAVPIRKGQMVVKNNLLTPGPDTGISLQVAPSKRAVSIPVDEIRGVAKLIRPGDRVDIYAAVDSGKGVAQRREVFTLMSDVPVLATGLSVVNNIPRMFELDSSGKNLNQIALTGDTKYTTITVEATPKEAQDLFYILSTAPGNLFFALRNPSDRTIPVRAPSSTSDSVLGKPVVTLDSAPAAPPVMIPQQRPQMIQPMQQRAPQPTQQRRNGFKTL encoded by the coding sequence ATGGGATCTAACGACACTAGAAATTTATGGCTTTCGATTGCGGCGGGTATATTCGCTACCTTCCTGCTTTATAGCTATTCCCAGGAAAAAAAGGCCGAATACGACAAGCGCTTCGGTTCCACTAAACGTGTTGTTGTCGCAAAAGAAGATATCGCTGAAATGCAGACAATTTATGATACAATGGTAGAGACAAAGGATATGCCGGCCGATTTCATTCAACCGGATGCTGTCACAATTCCAGACGAAATCATCGGCAACGTAGCGGCGGTACCAATTCGTAAAGGACAAATGGTTGTGAAGAATAATCTTCTGACACCAGGTCCGGATACAGGTATCTCGTTGCAAGTAGCACCAAGTAAGCGCGCCGTTTCTATCCCGGTGGATGAGATTCGTGGTGTCGCTAAACTTATCCGTCCTGGCGATCGCGTAGATATCTATGCCGCCGTGGATTCTGGTAAAGGTGTGGCGCAACGTCGCGAAGTGTTTACATTGATGAGTGACGTCCCAGTTCTGGCAACAGGTTTAAGTGTTGTGAACAACATTCCGCGTATGTTCGAACTGGATTCTTCGGGTAAGAACTTGAATCAGATCGCACTGACTGGTGATACGAAATATACGACAATCACAGTAGAAGCGACACCGAAGGAAGCACAGGATCTATTTTATATTTTATCTACAGCGCCAGGAAATTTGTTCTTTGCGCTTAGGAACCCAAGTGATCGTACAATCCCAGTCAGAGCACCAAGCTCGACATCGGATTCGGTCCTGGGCAAACCGGTGGTAACTCTGGATTCGGCTCCCGCAGCTCCTCCAGTGATGATTCCACAACAGCGACCGCAGATGATACAGCCAATGCAGCAACGAGCACCACAACCGACGCAGCAACGTCGAAACGGGTTTAAGACTTTGTAG